Proteins encoded by one window of Pseudanabaenaceae cyanobacterium SKYG29:
- a CDS encoding circadian clock protein KaiA, producing MSLHIGYVPGANTPPNLHELLPADRYKLVPVNYLTEDTNLDCLLVFDEEIPTLHLPIVVISEKIIDPQVVHVPPNHVTNLPHYIEQSIRQFLHRLDRSQVISEQQRKLAEKLKERLGYLGVYYKRDPNQFLRAMTPDDRRAYLAKLTEIYKGIILEYFKESPDHLNQKIDEFTNMAFLADVSVSQILEIHMNLMEQLSKQLRIEGHKDEILLDYRITLIDVIAHLCEMYRRSIPPKAGNL from the coding sequence GTGTCACTCCACATCGGCTACGTCCCTGGGGCAAATACCCCCCCCAACCTCCACGAGTTGCTACCCGCCGATCGGTATAAGCTCGTGCCGGTTAACTATTTGACGGAAGATACAAATCTAGATTGCCTGCTAGTTTTTGATGAAGAGATTCCCACCCTGCACTTGCCGATCGTGGTGATCAGTGAAAAAATTATTGACCCCCAAGTTGTCCATGTTCCCCCCAACCATGTTACCAATTTACCCCATTATATTGAACAGTCCATCAGGCAATTTTTACACCGTCTCGATCGTTCCCAGGTTATCAGCGAGCAGCAGCGCAAACTAGCGGAGAAGCTAAAAGAAAGGCTAGGTTATTTAGGCGTATATTACAAACGTGACCCCAACCAATTCCTGCGAGCCATGACCCCCGACGATCGGCGCGCCTACCTGGCTAAGTTGACAGAAATCTACAAGGGGATTATTTTGGAGTACTTCAAAGAAAGCCCTGACCACCTCAATCAAAAGATCGATGAATTTACGAATATGGCATTTTTAGCAGATGTATCTGTTTCCCAAATCCTAGAAATTCACATGAATTTGATGGAACAATTGAGTAAACAACTGCGGATCGAAGGTCACAAAGATGAAATTCTGCTAGATTATAGAATTACCCTTATAGATGTGATTGCCCATCTCTGTGAAATGTATCGTCGTTCTATTCCGCCAAAGGCAGGTAACCTATGA
- the kaiB gene encoding circadian clock protein KaiB translates to MTPLRKAYVLKLYVAGNTINSLRALKTLNEILEKDFQGIYTLKVIDVLKNPQLAEEDKILATPTLAKVLPPPLRKIIGDLSDREKVLVGLDLLYEDLQEHE, encoded by the coding sequence ATGACTCCTCTCCGCAAAGCCTACGTCCTCAAACTCTATGTGGCGGGCAATACAATTAACTCCCTGCGGGCATTGAAGACCCTCAACGAAATTTTAGAGAAGGACTTCCAAGGTATTTACACCCTTAAGGTAATTGATGTCCTGAAAAACCCCCAGCTAGCAGAGGAGGATAAAATTTTGGCTACCCCCACTTTAGCGAAAGTTTTACCCCCACCTTTGCGTAAAATTATTGGGGACTTATCCGATCGTGAGAAAGTATTAGTTGGATTGGATTTACTTTACGAGGACCTACAGGAGCATGAGTAA
- the kaiC gene encoding circadian clock protein KaiC: MSNFDQQERGIKKLRTMIEGLDDITHGGLPMGRATLVSGTAGTGKTLLALQFLHNGIVHLDEPGVFVTFEESPEDIIKNAYSFNWDLPKLIAQGKLFILDASPDPEGQEIVGEFDLSALIERIHYAVVKYKAKRVAIDSISAIFQQYDSISLVRREMFRLVVRLKSLGATTVMTAERVDEYGPVARFGVEEFVSDNVIILRNVLEGERRHRTAEILKLRGTTHMKGEFPFTMTNQGINIFPLGAMRLTQKSSNVRVSSGIKTLDEMCGGGYFKDSIILITGATGTGKTLMVTKFLEDGCKNGEKAILFAYEESRAQLSRNASSWGTDLEKLENSGVLRIICTYPEATGLEDHLQQIKTEIDNFKPTRIAIDSLSALARGVSNNTFRQFVIGLTGFVKQEEITGLFTNTTDQFMGSHSITESHISTITDTIILLQYVEIRGEMSRAVNVFKMRGSWHDSRIREYVITDQGAQIKDSFQGFERILSGSPTRVSIDEKTELSRIMRGVQSDPDL, from the coding sequence ATGAGTAATTTCGACCAGCAGGAGCGGGGTATCAAGAAGCTGCGCACGATGATCGAGGGCTTGGATGACATCACCCACGGCGGCTTACCCATGGGTAGGGCAACGTTAGTCAGTGGTACGGCAGGTACAGGTAAGACTCTCTTGGCGCTGCAGTTTCTCCACAATGGCATTGTCCACCTCGATGAACCTGGTGTATTCGTGACTTTTGAGGAGTCCCCAGAAGACATTATTAAAAATGCCTACAGTTTTAATTGGGATTTGCCTAAATTGATCGCCCAGGGGAAGTTATTTATTCTCGATGCCTCCCCTGACCCGGAAGGGCAAGAAATTGTGGGGGAATTTGACCTGTCTGCCCTCATTGAGCGGATCCATTACGCCGTCGTGAAGTACAAAGCTAAGCGGGTAGCGATCGATTCCATTAGTGCCATTTTCCAACAGTATGACTCCATTTCCCTGGTGCGGCGGGAGATGTTTCGGTTGGTGGTAAGATTGAAATCCCTGGGGGCAACCACAGTCATGACAGCCGAACGGGTGGATGAGTACGGTCCCGTGGCACGCTTTGGTGTAGAAGAATTTGTCTCCGATAATGTGATTATTTTGCGCAATGTTTTGGAGGGAGAGAGGCGGCACAGGACAGCGGAAATTTTGAAGTTGCGAGGGACAACCCATATGAAGGGGGAATTTCCTTTTACTATGACCAACCAGGGCATCAATATCTTTCCTTTGGGCGCCATGCGCTTGACGCAAAAGTCCTCCAATGTGCGGGTTTCTTCAGGAATTAAAACCCTGGATGAGATGTGCGGTGGTGGCTACTTTAAGGACTCCATTATCTTGATTACGGGGGCAACGGGTACGGGTAAAACCCTGATGGTGACCAAATTTTTGGAGGATGGCTGTAAGAATGGGGAAAAAGCTATTTTGTTTGCCTATGAGGAGTCGCGGGCCCAACTGTCCCGTAATGCTTCTTCTTGGGGCACGGACCTGGAAAAGTTAGAAAATAGCGGTGTTCTCCGTATTATTTGCACTTACCCCGAAGCCACGGGTTTGGAAGACCACCTCCAACAAATCAAGACGGAAATTGATAATTTCAAGCCCACTAGAATAGCGATCGATTCTCTCTCGGCTTTGGCGCGGGGGGTGAGCAACAACACATTCCGTCAATTTGTGATTGGTCTAACAGGCTTTGTCAAGCAGGAAGAAATTACAGGGCTATTTACCAACACCACAGATCAATTCATGGGGTCCCATTCCATTACGGAATCCCATATTTCCACAATTACGGACACCATCATTCTCCTGCAGTATGTGGAAATTCGCGGCGAGATGTCCAGGGCAGTGAATGTGTTTAAGATGCGGGGTTCTTGGCACGACAGCCGCATTCGCGAGTATGTGATTACTGACCAGGGGGCACAGATCAAAGATTCCTTCCAGGGGTTTGAACGCATTCTCAGTGGTTCGCCCACGCGGGTGTCCATTGATGAGAAGACGGAACTATCGCGGATTATGCGGGGGGTACAGTCTGACCCTGACCTATGA